A DNA window from Pseudodesulfovibrio thermohalotolerans contains the following coding sequences:
- a CDS encoding XrtA system polysaccharide deacetylase, translating into MKNRIANALTVDVEDYFQVSAFEHCIDRASWDSMELRVENNVARILDLFDEFGAKGTFFTLGWIAERAPGLVRRIADRGHDIACHGYGHQLVYDIGPDRFREDIRRAKAILEDQSGKSVTGYRAPSYSIVDRSLWALDILIEEGFAYDSSIFPIFHDRYGIPDAPRFPHDIERENGAIREFPLTTKFFSAFGKEMNFPVAGGGYLRLFPVSLIRRAFKSINSDGNPVVLYFHPWEIDPGQPRIANTGWKSRFRHYVNLDKTESKLRTLLGSFRFAPMATVLGVDGGGHGV; encoded by the coding sequence ATGAAGAATCGGATCGCCAACGCACTTACCGTGGACGTGGAAGACTATTTCCAGGTCAGTGCCTTTGAGCACTGCATCGACCGTGCGTCGTGGGATTCCATGGAATTGCGCGTGGAAAACAACGTGGCCCGAATTCTGGACCTCTTTGATGAATTCGGGGCCAAGGGGACGTTCTTTACCCTGGGGTGGATCGCGGAGCGCGCGCCCGGTCTGGTCCGGCGCATCGCCGACCGTGGGCATGACATCGCCTGCCACGGCTACGGGCACCAGCTTGTCTACGATATCGGGCCGGATCGGTTTCGCGAGGATATCCGCCGCGCCAAGGCGATTCTGGAAGACCAGTCCGGCAAATCCGTGACGGGCTACCGCGCGCCGAGCTACTCCATCGTCGATCGGTCCCTGTGGGCGTTGGATATTCTCATTGAGGAGGGGTTCGCCTACGATTCCTCCATCTTCCCCATCTTCCACGACCGCTACGGCATTCCCGACGCCCCGCGCTTTCCGCATGACATCGAGCGGGAGAACGGCGCGATCCGGGAGTTTCCGCTGACCACAAAATTCTTTTCCGCCTTCGGCAAGGAGATGAATTTCCCGGTGGCCGGGGGAGGCTACCTTCGCCTGTTTCCGGTGAGCCTCATCAGACGGGCCTTCAAGTCCATCAACTCGGACGGCAACCCGGTTGTTCTCTATTTCCACCCATGGGAGATCGATCCGGGCCAACCCCGCATCGCGAATACGGGATGGAAATCCCGCTTCCGGCATTACGTGAATCTGGACAAGACGGAGTCCAAGCTGCGCACTCTGCTCGGCTCGTTCCGTTTTGCCCCCATGGCCACGGTATTGGGCGTGGACGGAGGCGGCCATGGCGTCTAA